The segment CTTTGCCCCGGTGGTGCCTGACGGTTTTGGTGTTGGCTACGGTGTCCACGACGACTGGATCGGCTGCAACGTGTCCAGCTACCCGGCTCGCAATGTGCACGAATTCCTGCAGTGCGTCCACAAGTCCCTAGATGACATTTTCACCGTCCTGGAAGGAAAGGCACTCAGCTAAGAAACAAGTGCTTGTCATCAGCATAGAGGAATACATGTTTGATTGTATGGAACAGTGACCAGCTACCAAACTGCTGATTAACTTCTCTGGACAACCATGCTGAAAGTAATAATAAACAGTAATACTAAGGTTTATTTGTATAGTGCTTTGAAAACCAGTGTTGCAGAGAATAACCAAGCAGGCATAAGGAAAAAATGATTACTAAAAACCATAAATTAAAcaccaaaaatgtaaaaacaatgagTGAATTTAAACTTACAGTAGAGCTGTGCAAGATTCAAGTACAATGTCAATAATGAAGTCGTGTAACACAGTagttaaagattaaaaataaaccGAAAAATGATGACAAAGGCTTGTGATAAAGATAAATCTTCAGAAAAGTGAGATAAATGATATATTTGTAAACCACACAAGAAGAAACAAGGTGCTTAAATCTATTTTTTAGTAATTAAGTACTGGAAATGTAAGTTGGGACTTGATGTTTTCTTTGGAGGAGTTTGGATATTACTGTAGATATAAAACCAGTTATGCCTAGAATTTAAAGTTTGTAGTGTCAGCCCTTGACTGGGAACTCAAATCATATCTGTTGTACTGTGAAAGCACGATTGAAAATAGAATATGGGAGAAAATGTTAGTTTCCCACTGGCTGTCTAAGACATCTGCCTCATCAGTCTGTACCGTGGCCTAATGTTAAgcattagcttttttttttttgtcttcagttTGCAAACTGCAGGTGACAAGGGTTAGAGTGCTGATCTTATTTATGCTCATCAGATGTGGAACTCTGCGATACAGATTAGAGAGTCAAATTATGTGCCTTAATCTGAATGTGAATTTAAGAGCACAACTGTCACTGTAAGAACTTGTATTGAATTTCTCAtgattgttttgtcatttacaGCCTTATTGTTTGAATGTATTTGGcaataaaactttaatttaatccCTTTTGTATGATTACAATATCATTGTGTCTTGTCTCTAAATTCAAAGGGTTTTGTGGGTCTGTGAACTTTGTGGAGTTTAATAAGCAGGGTTGATAATTGATCAGCTGATCCAGTCAGAGCTGATCAGGGTGTTATGCTGCTCTGCGCCCTGAGTATGGTGCAGTGACTAACCGAACTATATATTCATTCCATCAGCACACCTAATGAATGgttcagctccaaaaatagCTAATCAACTGGGGCGggccacaaataaatgagtgtgtgggaaaccctggaCAATAAAATTCTAATTTAAGTCAGAGAGTTGATACCAGAAGGGAACACTTATAGAGAAATATTAGGAGTAGCTTGGACAAGCAGCAAAGTTTTCTCACcgtttatttaaaataaaaaagttccaCCAAAAGCAAATGTACAAATGCGGTAGTACAACAACAGAAATACCAGCGAAAGCAATTAAAACTGAGCAAAATCCGTATTTAGATGGGCTTGATCTTGAAGTGTAGGCCGATGAGACTGAAGACGAGACATTTCAGATCTTGCACAAGGTAGTAGAACACGCGAAGACCTTCAGGGTCCCTGAAACACAAAGTTTGAAAGTTAAGTCCTGTTGTCAGTGAAAAATATACTTATTAATCATTTGTTAGGATCCCCATTAACCGTGCCCTAAAGCAGTgcttcccaactggtgggttgcaggTCCGTTCTGAATGGAGTGTGTCTAAGTACAGTGAAtctctggcacagagcttttattttgaagcactgtagattgagtgactaacatacatctgtgtgtgtatgtatggacaaaaactgaacactgaaaacactgatgaCTGAACATATTTCCCAGTAAAAACTACAAATCCTCAAATGCATTGCTTCCTACAAACATTATGCTCCAAGATGTTTGCTTTTCAAACATTGATTTCTGTGTAAATTTAATCAACACAGGAAAAGAACCCCATGTTTTCATTGCTCTATATGCTACTGTGCCTTTAAGTACATCAGTGTTTGCCTTGGAGAGTGGAAACTGGCAGTTAGAGCTCATGTGCCGATCGAGCATGCAGCCTGTTGCAGCTGGTGCTGCTCGTTACCCAGCTTCCACCTGGGGATCAgttaagtatttctgattcagTTGCCTCTTTGGTGGCATATTTATGACTCTTAATTGTCTTTTAATAGACTGCGTAACTTCACACGTTGGAAGTAGGAGTGCAGTGATCAGACCAAAGACCCAAGAGTCCTGGATGAAGTACTCACTTTGACTGGTTGACGTCAATCAAGGAGCCAATTTTGGAAGTTGTGAATGAAATGTGCTCGTCGCCAATGACGATTTCCAGTTCCTGTGAAAATTTGGACAAAAACAGGTAAGTTATTTTTAAGTCTCTACAAACTTTTTGGTCAAAGTCATCAATGAATAGTTGATTTACTACAGTGCAAAATCTGTGAGCTCTCAGACACGATGCCCATGTGACCACCATTAAAAGAAATACCAATGGGTTGACCAAATTTTGAAAGGTGGACTGCTCTGTGTATGCCATCAAACTTCGTGACACTTTTGATTTAATATTAGGGCATGACATGGTCAAAGCTTTGAAATGTTTGGTCTATGGAGTCACTATTTTgagcacaaaaaataaatacattttgtgaCCACAGCAAAAAACCTTTTCTAATTAGGTCACAAAATCTGAGAGGTCACAGAAAGCAATGAAGAAACGTGCATGATGGtacacaaaacactgacatacaCTGATTGGTATTATGGCACCATTACATCAACAGTTTCAGAAGATAAATTTGCAGTTACGTTACTTCACATGGGAGATTATCCACAGAATATtatatttccaaaactttcaattaCTACTTCCATAGCTTTtacaggcctggaaaatgtgattgtgaaatcCCATGACACATTTCTAGGTTGTACCATGACTGTGGGAGCCCTGTGCTCACAGATGACATAAGTCACAAACCTGTCTGCCAACTCTGTCAGGAGGCGGCCACAGAGCGTCGTCTTCCTTGGTGATTTCGCTGTCATCGATGATCctcttcagctcctccatcaCACTTTTGTGTACATATGCCTGGGTTGGTACACAAAACAAAGACGGACAGGGTTAAACTTTGTGAATGTTTAAAGCTGGGCCACACATTTATAACATCGAACTGACGTGAGCACCATTATATCTCTGACATACTAATTATTTCACTATAAAATGCGAGTTCTACAGTATGTAGGGACGCACACTAATATCGGAAAGGAATCGGCCAacgtgctttttcttattttgcaatACATACGTTGAAAgcactgtatttcatgtctccacctgctggtgggccatcatcaTGAGACTATGCAGCATagtatgatgttaattccattACAGAGGAGACCTTCATCTCACTAAAgttaggtgggggaaaaaagtacTATATCTATGTATATCGGTACCAGATATTGGCCAAAAAAATCCAGTCTTGTGCACCCCTAACAGTATgtgctgtgttttcactgagAAACAATGAGTCTCTGCTTGGCTGATCATCATAATCAAGTCCCTTAATGAATGATCACAGTCCCCCTTGTTGCATACAGTCCTTCAATCAAGCACTTCAACATCTTAAAGGTAAATTAAAGACATCATCTTTATGTAACAGTGCCATTAGTAAGTATGGTGTGAATGGACTGCAATGAAAGAAACCCACACAGTATGGACTACAAATGATTCATGGCTAACTTTAGTTGCTCCAACAGTATTTTAATAGTTTCATAAACACACTTTACCTCTTTCCTGATCATGACGTCATTCTTGTAGTTGCTGTTGTTTGCATACCTCAGTTTACCTGcaagaaaatattaaagttaCAGTTTAAATCTGAAACAATGCATCACTTGTAACACAGCTCGTGTGTGAGTTACCATCCATACAGGTCATACAGCGGTTAAACGCTCATAGACTAATGTTTAAACCATTAGCGCATTTGTAATTAATATTTCAGAGGTACTTGCTCAGTCCAAACATAAACTTTTATCATTTATAACACAGAGGAAACCAAAGAGATCATTTCGCGCTCGCAATTCGTTTTGAGTTCGCTGCGGCCTGTTAGCCGCTACCGGGTGgctagctacattagcttagaCGCAGGAAAGCTAACACATTCGTATTAGCGCCAAATTAAACTCACCGTCAGGTCTGAATTCAAATTCCAGGAACTCGTGTCCAAACTTTCCCTTGTGTCCAACATAATACCTCAAATAGAAGTCGCTTGTTGACATCTTTACTCTCCAGAAAGCACTTCTTTTCTGGTGAGGTCTGAGGAACGAAACTCGGTTAGCAAGAGCAACCCGGAGCCTCGCGACACTTGTGCGCATGCGTGCAGGGTCACAACGTTCCCGGGACTTTTACGCCCCGAGATTTGTCTGACAGGAACCTTTTACTACATGTGGCTTACTATCCATGGATTTATTTTACCATTAATTGAATATATTCATACACAGTTTTAGACCCGACATTTCCTCTGCATGCACCTTCTTTAAATGACATTTGAGTCAATATATTGTTTTCTGCATTTAGTCCTGTTACCTGTTTGACTCAAACTACCTCATTAATCTGTGTAACTGTACTTAAAATAGTATCATAAtcaactttaaagggatagttcaggtcATTTAAAGGAGGGCTGtgtggggtacttatccatagtcggtacattacatacagtagatgtcagtctgcACGCCCCTGGTTtgaagtcaactttatttatatagcatatTTCATATGGCAAACATAAACCCAATGTGCTTAAGATACATCATACATGACAAACATGAGATATCATATAAGATAATGAAATATTACATATGTATAAAAGGCAGGacatgataaaaacaacaaaataaggtTTTATTTTCACTGCCACCAGACTCCGTTGAGAAAACccgtaattttaccttgctgaacacacgAGCTGCTGGTGTACCGCTGCTTCAGTCAGTTACTTTGTCTTACTGTGTGACTTCGGTGTATCTGAACTAAGCCGTTTAAATGCGAAAGTCACAAAATATCTCAAACAAATAaactgaatgaagcagcagtagaccagcaacccCTGTATTCAACAGTGTTAAATTACCagttttctcaatggagtctggtactGAAGAGAGcgatgaaactgcttcatttttcctttaaaaatcaCTACCTGACATTACGGTAAAGCAataaaaatactctcaatatagcatacacttaaactgatatatatatatatatatttttttaggtAGGACTtatttaagtggctaaaatttGTTTCGTTGCTGACTAAGCTCAGCCTGAAAGACGCTACCCAGGGCATTACTATTAAAAAAACCTCTTGGTGTCGTCGCATTTTAGTGACGTCATCCGTCTCCGCACTAAGAAACGGCTCTGGCCGCACTCCACGTGTGGTTGTTGTAAACTTTTAACCATGGCAGGCTCGTTTTCTCAGGAGCTCGAGGACTTGTTGAATCCTCAGCCGAAATTCGCAGATCcggaggatgatgatgacgaaGCGACCAAAGCCAGAGTGATAGAGAGGTTCACCGAGGAGGACGACGAGGAAGATGGTGTCGGCCTCAGTGCCCTGCGGAAGCACAACACATCCCTGCTGTCAGACACGGACAGACGGTATGTGGGGAAGAAGGTGTCCCGTAAAGACCTGCTGATGGACATTGAGGGATctggtgaagaggaggaggtggatgatgatgaagaggaggaagaggagggcagCATAGAAGTGCTAGAAGAAGATGAAGGAGAGGAATCTTTGGGTGAtgaagaggatgatgatgaagaggagttGGTGGGCAGTGATGCACAACTAGATGCTCAACTTCCATCTAAGAAAAACAGTGCTGACGTCACTTTTCCTCAGGAAGTGGACTTCCTCAAAATGACAGAGGGCA is part of the Epinephelus moara isolate mb chromosome 10, YSFRI_EMoa_1.0, whole genome shotgun sequence genome and harbors:
- the magoh gene encoding protein mago nashi homolog, giving the protein MRTSVARLRVALANRVSFLRPHQKRSAFWRVKMSTSDFYLRYYVGHKGKFGHEFLEFEFRPDGKLRYANNSNYKNDVMIRKEAYVHKSVMEELKRIIDDSEITKEDDALWPPPDRVGRQELEIVIGDEHISFTTSKIGSLIDVNQSKDPEGLRVFYYLVQDLKCLVFSLIGLHFKIKPI